The following proteins are co-located in the Microvirga ossetica genome:
- a CDS encoding ABC transporter ATP-binding protein produces the protein MSVVLEARNIVRDYHLPGGLFSKGKTVHAVKGVSFTVEKGKTLAIVGESGCGKSTLARILTLIDPATSGDLLIQGKKVDIAKGDLTKDLRREVQIVFQNPYGSLNPRQKIGDVLAAPLVIHGNASAAERRDRAMAMLKKVGLAEEHFNRYPHMFSGGQRQRIAIARALMLNPSLLVLDEPVSALDLSVQAQVLNLLADLQDEFNLTYVFISHDLSVVRYIADDVMVMYFGEAVEYGTRDQVFSDPKHDYTKTLFAATPRADPASIKARLARKAAA, from the coding sequence ATGAGTGTTGTTCTCGAAGCCCGAAATATCGTCCGGGATTATCATTTACCCGGGGGCCTCTTCTCCAAGGGTAAAACTGTCCACGCCGTGAAGGGCGTGAGCTTCACGGTCGAGAAGGGTAAGACCCTTGCCATCGTCGGCGAAAGCGGCTGCGGGAAATCCACGCTCGCGCGCATTCTCACGCTGATCGACCCGGCAACGTCCGGCGATCTCCTCATCCAGGGGAAAAAGGTCGACATCGCGAAGGGAGACCTCACGAAGGATCTCCGGCGCGAAGTGCAGATCGTGTTCCAGAATCCCTATGGTTCGCTCAACCCCCGCCAGAAGATCGGCGATGTGCTGGCAGCACCGCTGGTGATTCATGGCAACGCGTCAGCTGCCGAGCGCCGCGATCGCGCCATGGCGATGTTGAAGAAGGTCGGCCTCGCCGAAGAGCATTTCAACCGTTATCCGCACATGTTCTCCGGCGGTCAGCGCCAGCGTATCGCGATTGCCCGTGCCCTGATGCTCAATCCGAGCCTGCTCGTTCTCGACGAGCCGGTGTCGGCGCTCGACCTGTCGGTCCAGGCGCAGGTGCTGAACCTGCTGGCCGATCTGCAGGATGAGTTCAACCTCACCTATGTCTTCATCAGCCACGACCTGTCGGTGGTTCGCTACATCGCCGATGACGTGATGGTGATGTATTTCGGCGAAGCGGTCGAATACGGAACCCGCGACCAAGTGTTCTCCGATCCCAAGCACGATTACACCAAGACCCTCTTCGCAGCGACGCCGCGTGCGGACCCTGCGAGCATCAAGGCGCGGTTGGCGCGGAAGGCGGCCGCCTAA
- a CDS encoding M3 family metallopeptidase: MTASDAALAGNPLLTSWTTPFGLPPFESIAPEHYKPAFDTALAEQQAEIAAIADNAEAPTFANTIESLETSGRTLKKVSGVFFNLAGSHTNDAIQAVEREMAPLLAKHRNSIFMNEALYKRVAALYDKRDSLGLTPEQSRVLDRYHTIFVRAGAKLGPEEKKRLAAITERLASLGTQFSQNVLADEKSYQLVLDGEADLEGLPSFLREAAAQAAEERGLKGKHVITLSRSSIEPFLQFSKRRDLREQAFKAWAARGDNGNATDNKAIIAETAALRSERAKLLGYETFADFKLADTMAKTPGNVQKLLDDVWAPAIARAEGERDDLQAQAQSVGDNIAIEPWDWRYYADQVRMARHNLDEATIKPYFQLDRIIEASFETAQRLFGLSFEELKDFPRYHPDIRAWQVKDAQGTPVGTFIGDYFARPSKRSGAWMSAFRSQEKLGGDIRPIIVNVMNFSKGAAGEPSLLSFDDARTLFHEFGHGLHGLLSNVTYPLLAGTAVSTDFVELPSQLYEHWLSQPDILRRYATHYRTGEPIPEALLERLMAARNFNQGFATVEYLASAFVDLALHRRKDLSDLDVSAFEKETLQTIGMPREIIMRHRTPHFTHVFSGDGYSSGYYSYLWSEVLDADAFTAFEETGNAFDKGMADKLKAFIYSAGNLRDPAEAYTAFRGRLPTADALLAKRGLVAVVEDA, from the coding sequence ATGACGGCTTCAGACGCGGCTCTCGCAGGCAATCCTCTTCTCACATCGTGGACGACGCCCTTCGGTCTTCCACCCTTCGAAAGCATCGCGCCGGAGCATTATAAGCCCGCCTTCGACACGGCGCTCGCCGAGCAGCAGGCCGAGATCGCCGCCATCGCGGACAATGCGGAGGCGCCCACCTTCGCCAACACGATCGAGTCGTTGGAGACGAGCGGCCGGACGCTGAAGAAGGTCAGCGGCGTGTTCTTCAATCTCGCGGGCTCGCACACCAACGATGCGATCCAGGCGGTCGAGCGCGAGATGGCGCCGCTCCTCGCTAAGCACCGCAACAGCATCTTCATGAACGAGGCGCTCTACAAGCGCGTGGCGGCGCTCTACGACAAGCGCGACAGCCTCGGTCTTACCCCCGAGCAATCCCGCGTCCTCGACCGCTACCACACCATTTTCGTGCGCGCCGGCGCGAAGCTCGGGCCGGAGGAGAAGAAGCGTCTCGCCGCGATCACGGAGCGGCTGGCAAGCCTCGGCACGCAATTCTCGCAGAATGTTCTGGCCGACGAGAAATCCTATCAGCTCGTTCTCGACGGCGAGGCGGATCTCGAAGGCCTGCCGTCCTTCCTGCGCGAGGCCGCGGCCCAGGCGGCGGAGGAGCGCGGCCTAAAGGGCAAGCATGTCATCACGCTCTCCCGCTCGAGCATCGAGCCGTTCCTGCAATTCTCCAAGCGGCGCGACCTGCGCGAACAGGCCTTCAAGGCCTGGGCAGCGCGCGGTGATAACGGCAATGCCACCGACAACAAGGCGATCATCGCCGAGACGGCGGCCCTGCGTTCGGAGCGGGCAAAGCTTCTCGGCTACGAGACCTTCGCCGATTTCAAGCTCGCCGACACGATGGCGAAGACGCCCGGCAATGTGCAGAAGCTCTTGGATGATGTCTGGGCGCCGGCGATTGCCCGCGCCGAGGGCGAGCGCGACGACCTGCAGGCCCAGGCGCAATCGGTCGGCGACAACATCGCCATCGAGCCGTGGGACTGGCGCTATTATGCCGATCAGGTGCGCATGGCGCGCCACAATCTCGACGAGGCGACGATCAAGCCGTACTTCCAGCTCGACCGCATCATCGAGGCTTCGTTCGAAACGGCGCAAAGACTCTTCGGGCTGAGCTTCGAGGAGCTGAAGGATTTCCCGCGCTATCATCCCGATATCCGCGCCTGGCAGGTCAAGGATGCGCAAGGCACCCCTGTCGGCACCTTCATCGGCGATTATTTCGCACGCCCATCCAAACGCAGCGGCGCCTGGATGAGCGCCTTCCGCTCGCAGGAAAAGCTCGGCGGCGACATTCGCCCGATCATCGTCAACGTGATGAACTTCTCGAAGGGCGCGGCGGGCGAGCCGTCACTCCTGAGCTTCGACGATGCGCGCACGCTGTTCCACGAATTCGGCCATGGCCTCCACGGCCTGCTTTCGAACGTGACCTATCCGCTTTTGGCCGGCACAGCCGTGTCGACGGATTTCGTCGAGCTGCCATCGCAGCTCTACGAGCACTGGCTCTCGCAGCCGGATATCCTGCGCCGCTACGCGACCCATTACCGGACCGGCGAGCCGATTCCCGAGGCACTGCTCGAACGGCTCATGGCCGCGCGCAACTTCAACCAGGGCTTCGCCACGGTCGAATATCTCGCCTCCGCCTTCGTCGATCTCGCGCTTCATCGCCGCAAGGATCTTAGTGACCTCGACGTGTCTGCTTTTGAGAAGGAAACGCTGCAGACGATCGGCATGCCGCGCGAGATCATCATGCGCCACCGCACGCCGCATTTCACGCATGTGTTCTCGGGCGACGGCTATTCGTCAGGCTATTACAGCTATCTCTGGTCGGAGGTGCTCGACGCGGATGCCTTCACCGCCTTCGAAGAAACGGGCAACGCCTTCGACAAGGGCATGGCGGACAAGCTGAAAGCCTTCATCTACTCCGCCGGCAACCTGCGCGACCCAGCCGA
- a CDS encoding ABC transporter permease subunit, whose protein sequence is MLRFIFTRVSLIIPTFIGITLLAFFLIRLVPGDPIETLAGERGIDPARHEQLRKEYGFDKPVIVQYGIYLSRVLQGDLGKSMITQEPVLSEFSSLFPATIELALCAIIFALVLGLPAGIIAAIRRNSIFDHGVMGISLAGYSMPIFWWGLILILLFSVQFDLTPVSGRIDVLYYIEPVTGFLLIDTLLSDEPEAFWSAVRHLILPTIVLGTVPLAVIARMTRSAMLEVLGEDYIRTAKAKGLPRFRIVALHALRNALIPVVTVIGLQVGVLFTGAILTETIFSWPGVGKWLIDAIFRRDYPVLQGGALLLGVVVMGVNLLVDLAYGLINPRIRHTR, encoded by the coding sequence ATGCTCAGATTCATTTTCACCCGTGTCAGCCTGATCATCCCGACCTTCATCGGGATCACGTTGCTGGCTTTCTTCCTGATCCGCCTCGTACCGGGCGATCCCATCGAAACGCTTGCCGGCGAGCGCGGCATCGATCCCGCCCGCCACGAGCAACTCCGCAAGGAATACGGCTTCGACAAGCCGGTCATCGTCCAATACGGGATCTATCTGTCCCGCGTCCTCCAGGGCGATCTGGGCAAGTCGATGATCACGCAGGAGCCGGTGCTGAGCGAGTTCTCGTCGCTGTTCCCGGCGACCATCGAGCTGGCGCTCTGCGCCATCATCTTTGCTCTCGTTCTCGGGCTTCCAGCGGGAATTATCGCGGCGATCCGACGAAATTCGATCTTCGATCATGGCGTGATGGGCATTTCGCTCGCCGGCTATTCCATGCCGATCTTCTGGTGGGGCCTCATCCTCATCCTGCTGTTTTCGGTGCAGTTCGACCTGACGCCCGTCTCGGGTCGCATCGACGTGCTCTATTATATCGAGCCCGTCACCGGCTTCCTTCTGATCGACACGCTCCTGTCCGATGAGCCGGAGGCGTTCTGGTCCGCCGTCAGGCACCTGATCCTGCCCACCATCGTGCTCGGCACGGTGCCGCTTGCGGTGATCGCCCGCATGACCCGCTCGGCGATGCTGGAAGTCCTCGGCGAGGATTACATCCGCACCGCCAAGGCCAAGGGCCTCCCCCGGTTCCGCATCGTCGCTCTGCATGCCCTGCGCAATGCGCTCATTCCGGTCGTGACCGTGATCGGCCTGCAGGTGGGCGTGCTGTTCACGGGCGCGATCCTCACCGAGACCATTTTCTCATGGCCAGGCGTCGGCAAGTGGCTCATCGATGCCATTTTCCGGCGCGACTATCCCGTGCTGCAGGGCGGTGCGCTCCTGCTCGGCGTTGTCGTGATGGGCGTCAATCTTCTCGTCGATCTTGCCTACGGTCTCATCAATCCTCGCATCAGGCATACGCGATGA
- a CDS encoding dienelactone hydrolase family protein has translation MSITRRHLLIGAALAASPSAHAQQDRPASMPIKTQRNSFRSGGKTIAVETFQTAGASPRPAVLMLHGADGLNTNTQYREGARNVAAAGYQVHLVHYLDRTGERRASFSTLFQNFMPWMSTVQDALAFAADQPGADPYRIGIVGISLGAALGLAVASTEPRVKALVNYFGPLPQGAIAATSKLPPTLVLHGSADPIVPVSNAYAVEALLRQQNVPHEIKVYPGQGHGFRGAAESDATARSLAFLQRHLSDVAAPAKSGPLPANG, from the coding sequence ATGTCGATCACCAGACGCCATCTCCTGATCGGTGCAGCCCTTGCTGCCTCCCCGAGCGCCCACGCCCAGCAGGACAGACCCGCTTCGATGCCCATCAAGACCCAGCGCAATTCCTTCAGGAGCGGGGGCAAGACCATTGCCGTCGAAACCTTCCAGACCGCGGGCGCCTCGCCTCGTCCCGCGGTTCTCATGCTGCATGGCGCGGACGGCCTGAATACCAACACGCAGTACCGCGAGGGCGCGCGCAACGTGGCTGCCGCCGGCTACCAGGTTCATCTCGTGCACTATCTCGACAGAACGGGCGAGAGACGGGCGTCCTTCAGCACCCTGTTTCAGAACTTCATGCCCTGGATGAGCACCGTGCAGGATGCGCTGGCCTTCGCAGCCGATCAGCCGGGGGCAGATCCGTACCGCATCGGCATCGTCGGCATTTCGCTGGGCGCGGCGCTGGGGCTTGCCGTGGCGAGCACGGAACCCCGCGTGAAGGCGCTGGTGAATTATTTCGGGCCTCTGCCGCAGGGTGCGATTGCCGCCACGTCCAAGCTGCCGCCGACTTTGGTCCTGCACGGCTCGGCCGACCCCATCGTGCCTGTGTCGAACGCCTACGCGGTCGAAGCGCTGCTGCGCCAGCAGAACGTGCCGCACGAGATCAAGGTCTATCCCGGTCAGGGCCACGGCTTCCGTGGTGCGGCGGAGAGCGATGCCACGGCCAGATCCCTGGCATTCCTGCAACGCCATCTCTCCGACGTCGCGGCGCCCGCCAAGTCGGGCCCCCTTCCCGCGAACGGCTGA
- a CDS encoding ABC transporter permease subunit has product MTTEIMEAPAVSVPTATPPHPLREFWSYFSANHGAVAGLVVIVTVVLVALLADVIAPHSPYLTDTSIALKPPFWQEGGSFAYPLGTDPIGRDILSRMIYGARLSLLIGIVVVAISIVVGTVLGLVAGFFRGLTEIFIMRLMDIVLTLPSLLLAIVIVAVLGPGLMNAMLAVALVILPHYVRLARAAVITETSKDYVMAARVSGAGTMRLMFREVLPNCTAPLIVQASLGISTAILDAAALGFLGLGAQPPSPEWGTMLADAREFVLRAWWVVTFPGLAILITVLAFNLLGDGLRDALDPKLKRS; this is encoded by the coding sequence ATGACCACTGAAATCATGGAAGCTCCGGCGGTCTCCGTGCCGACGGCCACCCCGCCCCATCCGCTGCGCGAGTTCTGGAGCTATTTCAGCGCCAACCACGGCGCCGTCGCCGGCCTTGTCGTGATCGTGACCGTGGTGCTCGTAGCGCTCTTGGCCGATGTGATCGCCCCGCATTCGCCCTATTTGACCGACACCTCCATCGCCCTGAAGCCACCGTTCTGGCAGGAGGGCGGCTCCTTCGCCTATCCGCTCGGCACCGATCCCATCGGCCGCGACATCCTCTCGCGCATGATCTACGGCGCACGGCTGTCGCTCCTCATCGGCATCGTGGTGGTGGCGATCTCCATCGTCGTCGGTACGGTGCTCGGCCTCGTCGCGGGCTTCTTCCGCGGCCTGACCGAAATCTTCATCATGCGCCTGATGGACATCGTCCTCACCCTGCCGAGCCTCCTGCTCGCCATCGTGATCGTGGCGGTGCTTGGCCCGGGCCTCATGAACGCGATGCTGGCAGTGGCTCTCGTGATCTTGCCGCATTACGTACGTCTCGCCCGCGCGGCGGTGATCACCGAAACCTCCAAGGACTACGTCATGGCAGCTCGCGTGAGCGGCGCCGGCACGATGCGCCTGATGTTCAGGGAAGTGCTGCCGAACTGCACCGCTCCGCTGATCGTGCAGGCCTCTCTCGGCATCTCGACCGCCATCCTCGACGCGGCGGCGCTGGGCTTCCTCGGCCTCGGCGCGCAGCCGCCCTCGCCCGAATGGGGCACCATGCTGGCCGATGCCCGCGAGTTCGTGCTCCGCGCCTGGTGGGTCGTGACCTTCCCGGGGTTGGCCATCCTCATCACCGTGCTCGCCTTCAATCTCCTTGGCGACGGCCTCCGCGACGCCCTCGACCCGAAGCTGAAGAGGTCCTGA
- a CDS encoding ABC transporter ATP-binding protein: MALLEIENLVVEFQTSTGMFRAVDGVSLKVDEREVLAIVGESGSGKSVSMLAVMGLLPWTAKVTADKMTFNGRDLLGLSDSERRKIVGKDIAMIFQEPVASLNPCYTVGFQIEEVLRFHLGLGRAQRRVRAIELLTAVGIPDPAERLDSFPHQMSGGQCQRVMIAMAIACNPKLLIADEPTTALDVTIQKQILDLLVKLQAEHGMGMIMITHNMGVVAETADRVVVQYKGRKMEEADVLSLFENPRSNYTKALLSALPDNATGDRLPTIADYFKDGSEIAGAAVS, from the coding sequence ATGGCGCTTCTTGAAATCGAGAATCTCGTCGTCGAATTTCAGACCTCCACCGGCATGTTCCGCGCGGTCGACGGCGTGTCGCTCAAGGTCGACGAGCGCGAGGTCCTGGCGATCGTCGGAGAATCCGGCTCTGGCAAATCCGTGTCGATGCTCGCCGTGATGGGCCTTCTGCCGTGGACGGCGAAAGTGACGGCCGACAAGATGACCTTTAACGGCCGCGATCTTCTTGGGCTGTCCGATTCCGAGCGTCGCAAGATCGTCGGCAAGGACATCGCGATGATCTTTCAGGAGCCGGTGGCAAGCCTCAATCCCTGCTACACGGTCGGCTTCCAGATCGAGGAGGTGCTGCGCTTCCACCTCGGCCTCGGGCGGGCTCAGCGGCGTGTACGCGCCATCGAGCTTCTGACCGCGGTCGGCATCCCCGATCCCGCCGAGCGTCTGGACTCGTTCCCGCATCAGATGTCCGGCGGCCAGTGCCAGCGCGTGATGATCGCCATGGCCATCGCCTGCAATCCGAAGCTCCTGATCGCCGACGAGCCGACTACGGCGCTCGACGTCACGATCCAGAAGCAGATCCTCGACCTTCTCGTAAAGCTTCAGGCCGAGCACGGGATGGGAATGATCATGATCACCCACAATATGGGCGTGGTCGCAGAGACCGCCGACCGTGTCGTGGTTCAGTACAAAGGCCGCAAGATGGAAGAGGCGGACGTTCTGTCGTTGTTCGAGAATCCGCGCAGCAACTACACGAAGGCCCTGCTGTCTGCATTGCCCGACAACGCGACGGGCGACCGCCTGCCCACCATCGCCGACTATTTCAAGGACGGAAGCGAGATCGCCGGAGCGGCCGTATCATGA
- a CDS encoding AI-2E family transporter: MRPTPAPVTPPPETEIQPPGVPGLSGLLTLTVAVVVLAALYVGQDVFLPVVLAILLAFVLAPFVDVMRKWHMGRVPAVIIAVLVALGIILSLGAIIGFQVAGLASDIPRYQTTIESKISSLREGTLGKLPALLKDFGRRFDKAVAEPPPEQQAPASPSAPAPPAAEPSGPLPVEVHEPEPTPVQVARDFLLPLLEPLATTGIVFVVLIFILMQREDLRDRMIRLFGSSDLHRTTVAMDDAARRLSRYFLTQLALNAAFGVVAAIGLWLIGVPSPILWGVFVALMRFVPYIGSFVAAIPPILLAASVDPGWSMALMTLALFLIGEPLMGHVVEPIVYGQSTGLSPFAVVISAIFWTWLWGPVGLLIATPLTLCLVVLGRHVERLEFLDVLLGDRPALTPAENLYQRMLAGDPDEALESAEVLLKERSLTSYYDEVALRGLQLAANDATRGVLTQRQLDQVRDVIRALVQDLGGHEDVEPHPAETEDEPVAPPASEKPANKQPAAAAPLPQAREIPEAWKAEGAILCVAGRGPLDEAASEMLSQLLSKHGLGTRVVPHAAVSRREIFSLDMTGVQMVCISYLEISGTPAHLRYLLRRLKQKAKAPALVGLWPAEDAVLKSETMRATLGANYYVSSLRDAVVQCLKVASGEEKLPEPANSQNVEQAATAKRLPLPA; this comes from the coding sequence ATGCGTCCCACGCCAGCCCCTGTTACGCCACCCCCGGAGACGGAAATTCAGCCTCCCGGCGTTCCGGGCCTCTCGGGCTTGCTGACATTGACCGTGGCGGTCGTCGTGCTGGCGGCGCTCTATGTGGGGCAGGACGTGTTCCTGCCCGTGGTGCTCGCCATCCTTCTGGCGTTCGTGCTGGCGCCGTTCGTCGATGTGATGCGCAAATGGCATATGGGCCGCGTACCGGCCGTCATCATTGCGGTGCTGGTCGCTCTTGGGATCATCCTGTCCCTGGGCGCGATCATCGGCTTCCAGGTCGCCGGTCTCGCTTCCGACATTCCTCGCTATCAGACCACCATCGAGAGCAAGATCAGCTCTCTCAGGGAAGGAACCCTGGGAAAGCTGCCGGCTCTCCTGAAAGATTTCGGCCGCCGCTTCGACAAGGCCGTCGCCGAGCCGCCGCCGGAGCAGCAGGCGCCGGCATCTCCCAGCGCGCCCGCGCCTCCGGCCGCCGAGCCGTCGGGTCCCTTGCCGGTGGAAGTCCATGAGCCGGAACCGACGCCGGTCCAGGTGGCCAGAGATTTTCTGCTGCCGCTGCTCGAGCCGCTGGCAACCACGGGCATCGTGTTCGTGGTGCTGATCTTCATCCTCATGCAGCGCGAGGATCTGCGCGACCGAATGATCCGTCTGTTCGGTTCGAGCGACCTTCATCGCACCACGGTCGCCATGGATGATGCGGCGCGCCGGCTCAGCCGATATTTCCTGACCCAGCTTGCCCTGAACGCCGCCTTCGGTGTCGTGGCCGCCATCGGCTTATGGCTGATCGGGGTGCCGAGCCCCATCCTGTGGGGAGTGTTCGTAGCCCTGATGCGCTTCGTGCCCTATATCGGCTCCTTCGTTGCAGCCATCCCGCCGATCCTGCTCGCCGCCTCTGTCGATCCCGGCTGGTCCATGGCTCTCATGACCCTGGCGCTGTTCCTGATCGGCGAGCCGCTCATGGGGCATGTGGTCGAGCCTATCGTCTACGGGCAGAGCACGGGGCTCTCTCCCTTCGCCGTCGTCATCTCCGCGATCTTCTGGACTTGGCTCTGGGGGCCCGTGGGCCTGCTTATCGCCACGCCCCTGACGCTCTGCCTCGTGGTGCTGGGGCGACATGTGGAGCGGCTTGAGTTCCTCGACGTCCTCCTGGGCGACCGACCCGCTCTCACGCCGGCGGAAAACCTCTATCAGCGCATGCTCGCGGGCGATCCGGACGAAGCTCTGGAATCGGCGGAAGTCCTGCTGAAAGAGCGCTCCCTCACGTCCTATTACGACGAGGTTGCTCTCAGAGGCCTGCAGCTTGCCGCCAACGATGCGACGCGCGGCGTCCTGACTCAGCGCCAGCTCGATCAGGTCAGGGATGTGATCCGGGCCCTCGTGCAGGATCTCGGCGGTCATGAGGATGTCGAGCCTCATCCGGCGGAGACCGAAGACGAGCCTGTCGCTCCTCCCGCCAGCGAGAAACCCGCCAACAAGCAGCCGGCCGCGGCGGCTCCGCTGCCGCAGGCGCGCGAGATTCCGGAGGCCTGGAAGGCGGAAGGAGCGATTCTGTGCGTCGCCGGCCGCGGTCCCCTCGACGAGGCCGCGTCCGAGATGCTGTCGCAGCTTCTCAGCAAGCACGGGCTCGGCACCCGTGTCGTCCCTCATGCGGCCGTCTCACGCCGGGAGATATTCAGTCTCGACATGACCGGGGTGCAGATGGTGTGCATCAGCTACCTCGAGATCAGCGGCACGCCGGCCCATCTGCGCTATCTGCTGCGGCGGCTGAAGCAGAAGGCGAAGGCGCCGGCCCTCGTCGGTCTCTGGCCTGCGGAGGACGCCGTTCTGAAAAGCGAGACCATGCGCGCAACCCTCGGCGCGAATTATTACGTGTCGTCGCTGAGGGACGCGGTGGTGCAGTGCCTGAAGGTCGCAAGCGGCGAGGAGAAATTGCCGGAGCCGGCTAATTCGCAGAATGTCGAGCAGGCAGCGACTGCCAAGCGACTGCCGCTGCCTGCATGA